One Desulfurellaceae bacterium DNA window includes the following coding sequences:
- a CDS encoding LD-carboxypeptidase: protein MQPLHTPPRLRPGDRIGIISPAAGVDAERLRRGCRAVEELGFVVRLGEHVLARHRFLAGTDAQRAHELSAMFHDPTVQAIFCSRAGYGSGRLLPRLDFRALAQRPKIFLGYSDVTLLLNALVQQAGLVCFHGPLVAGEFADGLSAGSRSHLLGLLSHGTGQARLTFPTAIRPGVAEGRLLGGCLSVLTASLGTPFAIETRGCVLFLEDVGERPYRVDRMLTQLKQAGKLDGLAGVIFGEMSRCWEEPGELSPLLAVVEDVFADSAYPVGFGLPAGHGGENFALPLGTRVRLDTERQELRFLESAVI from the coding sequence GTGCAGCCCCTCCACACACCGCCCCGGCTGCGGCCCGGTGATCGTATCGGGATCATCTCTCCGGCCGCCGGGGTGGACGCGGAACGGCTGCGCCGCGGCTGCCGGGCCGTAGAGGAACTGGGCTTTGTCGTCCGGCTCGGCGAGCATGTCCTGGCCCGCCACCGCTTTTTGGCCGGCACCGATGCGCAGCGCGCCCACGAGCTGTCGGCCATGTTCCATGACCCCACGGTACAAGCGATCTTCTGCTCCCGGGCCGGCTATGGAAGCGGACGTCTGCTGCCCCGGCTTGATTTTCGGGCTCTGGCCCAGCGGCCGAAGATTTTTCTCGGCTATAGCGATGTGACGCTGCTGCTGAACGCCCTTGTGCAACAGGCAGGACTGGTGTGCTTTCACGGCCCTCTAGTGGCGGGCGAGTTTGCCGACGGCCTGTCGGCCGGCTCCCGCTCCCACCTGCTGGGCCTGCTCAGTCACGGCACCGGCCAGGCGCGTCTGACCTTCCCCACGGCGATCCGGCCGGGGGTAGCCGAAGGGCGTTTGTTGGGCGGCTGTCTGTCCGTTCTGACGGCAAGCCTGGGCACGCCGTTTGCGATCGAGACACGGGGCTGTGTGCTGTTTCTTGAGGATGTCGGCGAGCGGCCGTACCGGGTGGACCGGATGCTGACCCAGCTCAAACAGGCCGGCAAGCTCGACGGGCTGGCCGGAGTGATCTTCGGCGAGATGAGCCGCTGCTGGGAAGAGCCGGGCGAGCTAAGCCCGCTGCTGGCCGTGGTTGAGGATGTTTTTGCCGACTCCGCCTATCCGGTTGGTTTTGGCCTGCCGGCCGGACACGGGGGGGAGAATTTTGCCCTGCCGCTCGGAACGCGGGTGCGTCTCGATACGGAGCGGCAGGAGCTGCGGTTTCTGGAGTCGGCCGTGATCTGA
- a CDS encoding beta-lactamase family protein, producing MDFSSVDRLLTRAVRQGVFPGAALLVRQAGEVIYRRACGLRCREPQPAPMTAETVFDLASLTKPLATSLAVFLLIAQERLRFTDPVSRFLPDFRGGQKDRVTIRHLLSHASGLPAWRPYFEALSSAEHRATERPLLATRLGREWVYAQIQREPLDATPGERAVYSDLGFMLLGALVERLSGHALDDYCRQHIFAPLGLPATSFVNLEESSPGFASCAATERCPWRGRVVCGQVHDENAYAMGGVAGHAGVFANLDDVDRLVGCLVDCYHGRHAFLPAALLHECWQRDARVPGSSRTLGWDTPSAQGSSAGQLFSVRSVGHLGFTGTSVWIDLERQVHVILLTNRVHPSRDNTAIRTFRPRLHDAVLRAVLGKDEGRALNDE from the coding sequence GTGGATTTCTCTTCGGTAGACAGACTGCTCACACGCGCAGTTCGACAAGGGGTGTTCCCCGGCGCCGCGCTCCTGGTGAGGCAGGCCGGCGAGGTCATCTACCGTCGGGCCTGCGGGCTGCGGTGCCGCGAGCCGCAGCCCGCGCCGATGACGGCCGAGACCGTTTTTGATCTGGCCTCGCTCACCAAGCCGCTGGCCACAAGTCTGGCCGTCTTCCTTTTGATTGCCCAAGAGCGGCTGCGCTTTACCGACCCGGTCAGCCGCTTTCTGCCCGATTTTCGGGGTGGGCAGAAAGACCGGGTGACGATCCGCCACCTGCTGAGCCACGCCTCCGGTCTGCCGGCCTGGCGTCCCTACTTCGAGGCGCTCAGCAGCGCAGAACACCGCGCTACTGAGAGACCCTTGCTGGCCACCCGCCTGGGCCGTGAATGGGTGTACGCCCAAATCCAGCGTGAACCGCTTGATGCTACGCCCGGCGAGCGGGCCGTATACAGCGATCTCGGCTTCATGCTGCTCGGCGCGCTTGTTGAACGACTGAGCGGACACGCCCTCGACGACTACTGTCGGCAGCATATTTTTGCTCCCCTGGGGCTGCCCGCCACGTCCTTTGTCAATCTGGAGGAGTCCAGTCCCGGCTTTGCGTCATGTGCCGCCACCGAACGCTGTCCGTGGCGCGGACGGGTGGTGTGCGGGCAGGTGCATGACGAGAACGCCTACGCCATGGGTGGGGTGGCGGGCCACGCCGGGGTGTTTGCAAACCTGGATGATGTGGACCGCTTGGTCGGCTGTCTGGTGGACTGCTATCATGGCCGACATGCTTTCCTGCCCGCCGCTCTGCTCCACGAGTGCTGGCAGCGTGACGCACGCGTACCCGGCTCGAGCCGAACGCTGGGTTGGGATACCCCCTCGGCTCAGGGCTCGAGCGCCGGCCAGCTGTTCTCCGTCCGCTCGGTCGGCCACCTCGGGTTTACCGGCACCTCGGTCTGGATCGACCTGGAGCGCCAGGTCCACGTTATTCTTCTCACCAACCGGGTACATCCCAGCCGTGACAATACTGCTATTCGGACCTTCCGCCCGCGCCTGCACGACGCCGTGCTGCGCGCCGTGCTGGGCAAAGATGAAGGCAGAGCGCTGAACGATGAATGA
- the mpl gene encoding UDP-N-acetylmuramate:L-alanyl-gamma-D-glutamyl-meso-diaminopimelate ligase: MNERTPHSLPPQAHIHLIAVAGVGMATLALMLKERGYRVTGSDHGIYPPMSDVLAQADIAVMLGYHAHNLDPPPDLVVVGNAVSRTNPEVQRLLDTRIPYVSFPQAVAEFFLADKRPLVVAGTHGKTTTTALLAWVLERAGLQPGFLVGGLSQNFGRGYQLGAGAYFAIEGDEYDSAFFDKGPKFLHYRPEAVLLNAVEFDHADIYTDLAHIKAAFCRLLDIVPATAPVLICHDFPAALEVARSYRGEYASFGFHPEADWQVGDAVDDGSRFHFSAIRHGQEHGRFSLPSMGRMNVRNALGVIALTHALGLAGEQTAPGLASFGGVARRQELVGEARGVTIIDDFAHHPTAVAVTIEAVRLRYPGRRLWAVFEPRSNTCRRRVFQQPLTRALATADQVVIGPVFSKPQDPLAGQDLFSPAELVADLRAAAKSAYPGRSVDEICAFLTDTCRPGDVVLIMSNGAFGGLPRKLLAALEEKTAAADG; this comes from the coding sequence ATGAATGAACGCACCCCCCACTCCCTGCCCCCCCAGGCTCACATCCACCTGATCGCCGTTGCCGGTGTCGGCATGGCGACGCTGGCCCTCATGCTCAAGGAACGCGGCTATCGGGTGACGGGTTCGGATCACGGTATCTACCCGCCGATGAGCGATGTGCTGGCTCAGGCGGATATTGCGGTGATGCTGGGCTATCATGCCCATAATTTAGATCCGCCGCCCGATCTGGTCGTGGTCGGCAATGCGGTGTCGCGCACCAACCCGGAAGTCCAGCGCCTGCTCGACACCCGGATTCCGTATGTGTCCTTCCCGCAGGCCGTGGCCGAGTTTTTCCTGGCCGATAAGCGTCCCCTGGTGGTTGCCGGGACACACGGCAAGACCACCACCACGGCGCTGCTGGCCTGGGTGCTGGAACGGGCCGGGCTCCAGCCCGGCTTTTTGGTCGGTGGGCTGAGTCAGAATTTCGGCCGGGGCTATCAGCTCGGGGCCGGCGCCTACTTTGCGATTGAGGGTGACGAGTACGATTCGGCCTTTTTTGACAAGGGACCCAAGTTTCTGCACTACCGACCCGAGGCGGTGTTGCTTAACGCGGTCGAGTTTGATCACGCCGATATCTACACCGATTTAGCCCACATCAAAGCGGCCTTTTGTCGTCTGCTCGACATTGTGCCGGCTACCGCCCCGGTCCTGATCTGTCACGACTTTCCCGCCGCCCTGGAGGTAGCGCGTTCGTACCGGGGTGAGTACGCCAGCTTTGGATTTCACCCCGAGGCCGACTGGCAGGTCGGCGATGCTGTTGACGACGGCAGCCGGTTTCACTTCAGCGCGATCCGCCACGGCCAGGAGCACGGCCGCTTTTCCCTGCCCTCAATGGGCCGCATGAACGTCCGTAACGCCTTGGGCGTGATCGCCCTGACCCACGCGCTGGGTCTGGCCGGCGAGCAGACCGCGCCCGGCCTGGCCAGCTTTGGCGGCGTGGCACGCCGCCAGGAACTGGTCGGAGAAGCGCGCGGGGTGACAATCATTGACGACTTCGCCCACCATCCGACCGCTGTGGCGGTGACTATCGAAGCTGTGCGGCTGCGCTACCCCGGGCGCCGTCTGTGGGCGGTCTTTGAGCCGCGCTCCAACACCTGCCGGCGACGGGTGTTCCAGCAGCCGCTCACCCGCGCCCTAGCCACGGCTGATCAGGTGGTGATTGGTCCCGTTTTCAGTAAACCCCAAGATCCGCTCGCCGGCCAGGACCTGTTCTCCCCGGCCGAGCTGGTCGCCGATCTTCGTGCGGCTGCAAAGAGCGCCTATCCGGGGCGCAGCGTGGATGAAATCTGTGCCTTTCTGACTGACACCTGCCGGCCGGGCGACGTGGTGCTGATCATGTCGAACGGGGCGTTTGGCGGGCTGCCGCGCAAATTGCTGGCTGCGCTGGAGGAAAAGACCGCCGCCGCCGACGGGTGA
- a CDS encoding cation transporter translates to MAHQHDTPNYNRAFSLGVSLNIVFVGVEATYGVLTGSLALVADAGHNLSDVLSLLLAWGASILATRKPTPRRSYGFRRATILASLLSALLLLLVLGGIAWEAIGRLSTPRPVSGGTIIMVAGLGVVINTATALFFVSGRKHDLNIRGAYLHMAADAGVSLGVVIAGLAIMTTGWLWLDPTISLLISALILMSTWGLLRDSVNLALDSVPDTIDPVAVETYLSGLPDVATVHDLHIWAMSTTEVALTAHLVVPRRWADDSFVHQISHRLRDRFGIDHATLQIERSEEEPFCKQAAPESV, encoded by the coding sequence ATGGCGCATCAACACGATACCCCCAACTACAACCGGGCTTTCAGCCTGGGGGTGTCGCTCAATATCGTCTTTGTGGGTGTGGAAGCGACCTACGGCGTGCTGACCGGCTCACTGGCGCTGGTGGCCGACGCCGGACACAACCTGAGCGATGTGTTGAGCCTGCTGCTGGCCTGGGGGGCGAGCATCCTGGCCACCCGCAAACCCACCCCCAGACGCAGCTATGGGTTTCGGCGGGCGACGATTCTGGCCTCGCTTCTCAGCGCCCTGCTGCTGCTGCTGGTCCTGGGCGGGATTGCCTGGGAGGCGATTGGGCGGCTGTCCACTCCGCGACCGGTGAGCGGGGGGACGATTATCATGGTGGCCGGACTTGGGGTGGTGATCAATACGGCCACGGCGCTGTTCTTTGTGTCGGGCCGCAAACACGACCTGAATATTCGGGGCGCGTATTTGCACATGGCGGCCGATGCCGGGGTGTCGCTGGGCGTGGTGATTGCCGGCCTCGCCATTATGACGACGGGCTGGCTGTGGCTGGACCCGACGATCAGTCTGCTCATCAGTGCGCTGATTCTGATGAGCACCTGGGGCTTGCTGCGCGACTCGGTCAACTTGGCCCTGGATTCGGTGCCCGACACGATTGATCCGGTGGCGGTCGAAACCTATCTGAGCGGCCTGCCGGACGTGGCCACAGTCCACGATCTGCATATCTGGGCGATGAGCACGACCGAGGTGGCCCTGACCGCCCATCTGGTCGTTCCCCGTCGCTGGGCCGATGACAGCTTCGTACACCAGATTTCGCACCGTCTGCGCGACCGCTTTGGCATTGACCACGCGACCCTCCAGATCGAACGGAGCGAGGAAGAACCCTTTTGCAAACAGGCCGCACCGGAGAGTGTCTGA
- a CDS encoding SDR family oxidoreductase, whose translation MAQLSGKVALVTGGGRGIGRGISLALAEAGADVAIADIEQLSSPAQQYQSAAVGGLSAAQETVETIKSLGRRAVALQADVTKKADAQRMVADTREQLGALHILVCNAGVVNIAQVETMSEEAWDLTFDVNVKGVFLSCQAAIPAMKARGDGCIINIASVAGKNGAAGLSHYCGSKFAVVGFTNSLAKELASANIRVNAICPGILRTQMWEYLAETMKRGDETKEDAWQRYLTTLIPLGRAQTPADIGQLAVYLASAENVTGQAMNVDGGMELH comes from the coding sequence ATGGCACAACTGAGCGGAAAAGTCGCCCTGGTGACCGGCGGCGGCCGAGGGATCGGACGCGGGATCAGCCTGGCCCTGGCCGAGGCCGGGGCCGACGTGGCGATTGCCGACATCGAACAGCTGAGCAGCCCCGCTCAGCAGTACCAAAGTGCGGCCGTCGGCGGGCTGAGCGCCGCCCAGGAGACGGTCGAAACGATCAAAAGCCTGGGCCGACGGGCGGTCGCCCTGCAGGCCGACGTGACCAAAAAAGCCGACGCCCAGCGCATGGTGGCAGACACGCGCGAGCAGCTGGGCGCTCTCCATATCCTGGTCTGTAACGCCGGGGTGGTGAATATCGCCCAGGTCGAGACGATGAGCGAAGAAGCCTGGGATCTGACGTTTGACGTCAATGTCAAAGGCGTGTTTCTGTCCTGCCAGGCCGCCATCCCGGCCATGAAAGCACGGGGAGACGGCTGCATTATCAATATTGCCTCGGTGGCCGGCAAGAACGGCGCGGCGGGCTTATCGCACTACTGCGGGTCAAAGTTTGCGGTGGTGGGGTTTACTAATTCCCTGGCCAAAGAACTCGCCTCGGCCAACATCCGGGTCAACGCGATCTGCCCCGGCATTCTCCGTACCCAGATGTGGGAGTACCTGGCCGAGACCATGAAACGCGGCGACGAAACAAAAGAAGACGCCTGGCAGCGCTACCTGACGACCCTGATTCCCCTGGGTCGGGCTCAGACACCGGCCGACATCGGCCAGCTGGCGGTGTATCTGGCCAGCGCGGAAAATGTGACCGGTCAGGCCATGAATGTAGACGGCGGGATGGAACTGCACTGA
- a CDS encoding transglycosylase SLT domain-containing protein: MSSSSTSQEKPSLGLRLTPLLACLMCLAYLTWAWSADLGRSQTPATPGQLFGQGYRAVQDGRFVQALPVLEQAVAASPLLADYSLYYLAQAQLETGQPARAQHTWLRLLEEHPISPWQAHASLALARLAQAKKNWTAVVRHADRARSAEAAPETVRHAATLVAAQAREHAGQAHRAYDLYQQLRRTAALSSVGHAAKTHVVRLRRASEGFRPTDSAGYIEEMQLLALEADRPALAALSQQFEQHFSLGQLSAKELRATAKIYQAQDRIEDAATALQTLAERAPNSARALYAWARLLWNTDQDEQALALFERLAEQFPRHKLAAEALYAVGRIHQTHKDDARASHIYQLLAERFPATTVARDGRWRQGWMAYQRGDFDQAERGFASLIRLVPNSPEARSALYWQARSLDKQAKHDRAKALYRRLVQDEAEGYYALWAEKRLGHPPRPLALGAQPTVKHPALSARLATYYRRSQALSRLGLIDFARRELDRLHQAAPNSPAFRQFFLAEYHRLEDHNRALRLARALTVGKRRRYDFPLAYWDVLQAHAQAQRLDPYLILALIRQESLFDPQAVSRARAYGLMQLLPSTAARLVQPLPGAELRLTDPDRNIALGTRYLRQLLSRYEDNLILGLAGYNAGPDAVEKWRSRFPDAAADEFVEHISYRETRNYVKKVLRNYRTYRRLYEPANTVISLGPQARLTHRKETTWHN, from the coding sequence ATGTCATCTTCCTCAACATCCCAAGAAAAACCGAGCCTCGGCCTGAGGCTCACTCCCCTGCTGGCGTGCCTGATGTGTCTGGCCTATCTGACCTGGGCCTGGTCTGCCGACCTGGGCCGCAGCCAGACACCGGCCACCCCCGGCCAGCTCTTTGGCCAGGGCTACCGGGCGGTCCAGGACGGCCGCTTTGTCCAGGCCCTGCCTGTATTGGAGCAGGCCGTAGCGGCCTCCCCGCTCCTGGCCGACTACAGCCTGTACTACCTGGCCCAGGCCCAGCTCGAGACCGGCCAGCCCGCCCGGGCACAACACACCTGGCTGCGTTTGCTGGAAGAGCACCCTATCAGCCCCTGGCAGGCCCACGCCAGCCTGGCTCTGGCCCGGCTGGCCCAGGCGAAAAAAAACTGGACTGCGGTCGTCCGCCATGCCGACCGCGCCCGCAGCGCCGAGGCGGCACCGGAGACGGTTCGGCACGCGGCGACGCTTGTTGCGGCCCAGGCCCGGGAACACGCCGGCCAAGCCCACAGGGCCTATGACTTGTATCAACAGCTGCGCCGCACGGCCGCGCTGTCCAGCGTCGGTCACGCCGCTAAAACGCACGTCGTGCGGCTCCGCCGGGCGTCCGAGGGATTTCGTCCCACAGATTCGGCGGGCTATATTGAAGAAATGCAGCTGCTCGCCCTGGAGGCCGACCGCCCGGCTCTGGCAGCCCTGAGTCAGCAGTTCGAGCAGCACTTCTCGCTCGGCCAGCTGTCGGCCAAAGAACTCCGTGCCACAGCCAAAATCTATCAGGCCCAGGACCGGATCGAAGATGCGGCCACGGCTCTGCAAACCCTGGCCGAGCGCGCCCCGAACAGCGCCAGGGCCTTATATGCGTGGGCCAGACTGCTGTGGAATACCGATCAGGACGAGCAGGCGCTAGCCCTGTTTGAGCGCCTGGCCGAGCAATTCCCGCGCCACAAGCTGGCGGCCGAGGCCCTGTACGCCGTCGGTCGCATCCATCAGACCCACAAGGACGATGCGCGCGCCAGTCACATCTACCAACTGCTGGCCGAGCGCTTTCCCGCCACCACAGTGGCTCGGGACGGACGCTGGCGTCAGGGCTGGATGGCCTATCAGCGTGGAGATTTCGACCAGGCCGAGCGGGGCTTTGCCAGCCTTATCCGCCTGGTCCCCAACAGCCCGGAGGCGCGCAGCGCCCTGTACTGGCAGGCGCGCAGCCTCGACAAACAGGCCAAGCACGACCGGGCCAAGGCGTTGTATCGCCGGCTGGTCCAGGATGAGGCCGAGGGCTACTACGCCTTATGGGCGGAAAAACGCCTCGGCCACCCGCCCCGGCCGCTGGCCTTGGGAGCCCAGCCCACGGTCAAGCATCCAGCGCTCTCGGCGCGTCTGGCCACCTACTACCGGCGCAGCCAAGCCCTGTCCCGGCTGGGGCTCATCGACTTCGCCCGACGCGAACTCGACCGGCTCCACCAGGCCGCCCCCAACAGCCCGGCCTTTCGTCAATTTTTCCTGGCCGAGTACCACCGGCTGGAAGACCATAATCGAGCCCTGCGGCTGGCCCGCGCCCTGACGGTCGGCAAACGCCGGCGCTACGACTTTCCGCTGGCCTACTGGGATGTCCTCCAAGCCCACGCCCAAGCCCAGCGGCTCGACCCGTACCTGATCCTGGCCCTGATCCGTCAGGAGAGTCTGTTCGACCCGCAGGCTGTATCGCGGGCCCGCGCCTACGGTCTGATGCAGCTGCTGCCCAGTACCGCAGCACGCCTGGTCCAGCCCCTGCCGGGCGCGGAACTGCGCCTGACCGACCCCGACCGCAATATCGCCCTTGGCACGCGCTACCTCCGCCAGCTGCTCAGCCGCTATGAGGACAATCTGATCCTGGGCCTCGCCGGCTATAATGCCGGGCCGGACGCGGTTGAAAAGTGGCGTAGCCGCTTCCCGGACGCCGCAGCCGACGAGTTTGTCGAACACATCAGCTACCGCGAAACCCGCAATTATGTCAAAAAAGTGCTCCGCAACTATCGCACCTATCGACGGCTGTATGAGCCTGCAAACACCGTCATCTCGCTGGGTCCGCAGGCCCGGCTCACCCACAGGAAGGAGACCACATGGCACAACTGA